The following proteins come from a genomic window of Novosphingobium aromaticivorans DSM 12444:
- the gltB gene encoding glutamate synthase large subunit — protein sequence MGFPPVQGLYDPRNEHDACGVGFIAHIKGQKSHAIVDQALEILRNLDHRGAVGADPLLGDGAGILIQIPDQLFRRWAASEGKELPQPGDYAVAMCFLPQDEASRLFVTEFFEKFIAKEGQELIGWRDVPTTLDGLGKTVIEQMPVIRQCFIKRGPGTPDQDAFERKLLAIRKQTQNPLAAMAEKHGLPGVTQLYMPSFSTRTIVYKGLLLANQVGSFYDDLRDPDCVSALGLVHQRFSTNTFPSWKLAHPFRFIAHNGEINTVRGNVNWMNARRRTMESELLGPDLDKMWPLIPHGQSDTASLDNALELLLAGGYSLAHAVMMLVPEAWAGNPLMDSRRRAFYEYHAALMEPWDGPAAVAFTDGRQIGATLDRNGLRPARFSITRDDLICMASESGVLPFREEDIVRKWRLQPGKMLLIDMDQGKIIEDEEIKAELAGAEPYEEWLDQAQYKLKELDVIEPELAALPVETTSLLDRQQAFGYTQEDVTKFLEPMAVAGDDPIGSMGTDTPIAVLSKRSRLLYDYFKQNFAQVTNPPIDPIREELVMSLVSMIGPRPNLLGHDAGSHKRLEVDQPILTNDEIAKIRSVEAALDGAFRTATIDTTWDANAGADGLEMAIKEMCWAATEAVLADKNILILSDRAQNENRIPMPALLATAAVHHHLVRQGLRMQTGLVVETGEAREVHHFCVLAGYGAEAINPYLAFETLEAIRVDKELPLTTKEVQKNYIKAIGKGILKVMSKMGISTYQSYCGAQIFDAVGLSTDFVNAYFTGTATTIEGVGLKEIAEETVRRHATAYGDNPIYKKMLDVGGMYQLRLRGEEHAWTASNIANLQHAVRGNMPEKYKEFAQSINDQSERMLTIRGLMDLKKADQPISIDEVEPASEIVKRFATGAMSYGSISWEAHTTLALAMNRIGGKSNTGEGGEDPARFKPLPNGDSMRSAIKQVASGRFGVTAEYLVNADDVQIKMAQGAKPGEGGQLPGDKVDKTIGKTRHSTPGVGLISPPPHHDIYSIEDLAQLIHDLKNVNTGARISVKLVSEVGVGTVAAGVSKARADHVTISGYEGGTGASPLTSLTHAGSPWEIGLAETQQTLLLNNLRSRICVQADGGLRTGRDVAIAALLGADEFGFATAPLIAAGCIMMRKCHLNTCPVGVATQDPVLRARFTGQPEHVINYFFFVAEELRAIMAEMGFRTIAEMVGRVDRLDTKKAISHWKAQGVDLSKLLHKVDPVPGTTLNWSETQDHGLEAALDNDLIAASAPALEKGEPVRLERNVINVNRTVGAMLSGEVARKYGHKGLPDNTIHVAFKGVAGQSFGAFLAHGVTLDLVGDANDYVGKGLSGGRVIVRQPGHVDRDPTENIIVGNTVLYGAIAGEAYFNGVGGERFAVRNSGALAVVEGTGDHGCEYMTGGVVVVLGRTGRNFAAGMSGGVAYVYDVDGNFASLVNGAMVDVLPVSAERDEEDGAGRPQQRGTDVYDQGMGDMLRHDAERLRVLVERHHLYTGSARAREILDNWVEALPRFVKVMPRDYARALRQMEAERLEAASVAAE from the coding sequence ATGGGATTTCCGCCGGTTCAGGGCCTGTATGATCCGCGTAACGAGCATGACGCCTGTGGCGTGGGCTTCATTGCCCACATCAAAGGCCAGAAAAGCCATGCCATCGTGGACCAGGCCCTTGAGATTCTGCGCAATCTCGACCACCGCGGCGCGGTGGGCGCCGACCCCTTGCTGGGTGACGGTGCGGGCATCCTGATCCAGATTCCGGACCAGCTCTTCCGCAGGTGGGCCGCGTCCGAAGGCAAGGAACTGCCGCAGCCGGGCGATTACGCCGTGGCCATGTGCTTCCTTCCGCAGGACGAAGCGTCGCGTCTCTTCGTGACCGAGTTCTTCGAGAAGTTCATCGCCAAGGAAGGCCAGGAACTGATCGGCTGGCGCGACGTGCCGACCACGCTCGACGGCCTCGGCAAAACCGTGATCGAACAGATGCCGGTCATCCGCCAGTGCTTCATCAAGCGCGGCCCCGGCACGCCGGACCAGGACGCGTTCGAACGCAAGCTGCTGGCGATCCGCAAGCAGACCCAGAACCCGCTTGCCGCCATGGCCGAGAAGCACGGGCTTCCGGGCGTGACGCAGCTCTACATGCCGAGCTTCTCGACCCGCACCATCGTCTACAAGGGCCTGCTGCTGGCGAATCAGGTCGGCTCGTTCTACGACGATCTGCGCGATCCGGATTGCGTCTCGGCACTGGGCCTCGTGCACCAGCGCTTCTCGACCAACACTTTCCCGAGCTGGAAGCTGGCGCACCCGTTCCGCTTCATCGCCCACAACGGCGAGATCAACACCGTTCGCGGCAACGTGAACTGGATGAACGCGCGCCGCCGCACCATGGAATCCGAGCTGCTCGGCCCGGATCTCGACAAGATGTGGCCGCTCATCCCGCACGGTCAGTCGGACACCGCCAGCCTCGACAACGCGCTCGAGCTGCTGCTCGCGGGCGGCTACAGCCTGGCCCATGCAGTGATGATGCTCGTTCCGGAAGCCTGGGCGGGCAACCCGCTGATGGATTCCAGGCGCCGCGCCTTCTACGAGTACCATGCCGCGCTGATGGAGCCGTGGGACGGCCCCGCCGCCGTCGCCTTTACCGACGGTCGCCAGATCGGCGCAACGCTCGACCGCAACGGCCTGCGTCCGGCGCGCTTCTCGATCACGCGCGACGACCTGATCTGCATGGCGTCCGAAAGCGGCGTGCTGCCCTTCCGTGAGGAAGACATCGTCCGCAAGTGGCGCCTCCAGCCGGGCAAGATGCTCCTGATCGACATGGATCAGGGCAAGATCATCGAGGACGAAGAGATCAAGGCCGAGCTGGCCGGCGCCGAACCTTACGAGGAATGGCTCGACCAGGCGCAGTACAAGCTCAAGGAACTCGACGTGATCGAGCCCGAGCTGGCCGCGCTCCCGGTCGAGACGACCTCGCTGCTCGATCGCCAGCAGGCCTTCGGCTACACCCAGGAAGACGTCACCAAGTTCCTCGAGCCGATGGCCGTGGCCGGTGACGATCCGATCGGGTCGATGGGCACCGACACGCCGATCGCGGTGCTGTCGAAGCGCTCGCGCCTGCTCTACGACTACTTCAAGCAGAACTTCGCGCAGGTCACCAACCCGCCGATCGACCCGATCCGCGAGGAACTGGTCATGTCGCTGGTGTCGATGATCGGTCCGCGCCCGAACCTGCTCGGCCATGACGCCGGCAGCCACAAGCGCCTCGAAGTCGACCAGCCGATCCTGACCAACGACGAGATCGCCAAGATCCGCTCGGTCGAGGCCGCGCTCGACGGTGCCTTCCGCACCGCCACGATCGACACGACCTGGGACGCCAACGCCGGGGCCGACGGCCTCGAGATGGCGATCAAGGAAATGTGCTGGGCGGCGACCGAAGCCGTGCTTGCCGACAAGAACATCCTGATCCTGTCGGACCGCGCGCAGAACGAGAACCGCATCCCGATGCCGGCGCTGCTGGCGACGGCGGCGGTGCATCACCACCTCGTCCGTCAGGGCCTGCGCATGCAGACCGGCCTTGTCGTCGAGACCGGCGAAGCGCGCGAAGTGCACCACTTCTGCGTTCTGGCGGGCTATGGCGCCGAAGCCATCAACCCCTACCTCGCGTTCGAGACGCTCGAGGCGATCCGCGTCGACAAGGAACTGCCCCTCACCACCAAGGAGGTGCAGAAGAACTACATCAAGGCCATCGGCAAGGGCATCCTCAAGGTCATGTCCAAGATGGGCATCTCGACCTACCAGTCGTACTGCGGTGCGCAGATCTTCGACGCGGTTGGCCTGTCGACCGACTTCGTGAACGCCTATTTCACCGGGACGGCGACGACCATCGAGGGCGTCGGCCTCAAGGAGATCGCGGAAGAGACCGTGCGTCGCCACGCCACGGCCTATGGCGACAACCCGATCTACAAGAAGATGCTCGACGTGGGCGGCATGTACCAGCTTCGCCTGCGTGGCGAGGAGCATGCCTGGACGGCTTCCAACATTGCCAACCTGCAGCATGCGGTTCGCGGCAACATGCCGGAAAAGTACAAGGAGTTCGCCCAGTCGATCAACGACCAGTCCGAACGGATGCTGACCATCCGCGGGCTGATGGACCTGAAGAAGGCCGACCAGCCGATTTCGATCGACGAGGTCGAGCCCGCCAGCGAGATCGTCAAGCGCTTCGCCACGGGTGCGATGAGCTACGGTTCGATTTCGTGGGAAGCGCACACCACGCTGGCGCTCGCGATGAACCGCATCGGCGGCAAGTCGAACACCGGCGAAGGCGGCGAGGATCCCGCGCGCTTCAAGCCGCTGCCCAACGGCGATTCGATGCGTTCGGCGATCAAGCAGGTGGCCTCGGGCCGTTTCGGCGTGACCGCGGAATACCTCGTCAATGCCGATGACGTGCAGATCAAGATGGCGCAGGGCGCAAAGCCCGGCGAGGGCGGCCAGCTTCCCGGCGACAAGGTCGACAAGACCATCGGCAAGACCCGTCATTCCACGCCGGGCGTCGGCCTGATCTCGCCGCCGCCGCACCACGACATCTACTCGATCGAAGACCTCGCGCAGCTCATTCACGATCTCAAGAACGTGAACACCGGCGCGCGCATCTCGGTCAAGCTGGTGTCCGAAGTGGGCGTCGGCACGGTTGCCGCGGGCGTTTCCAAGGCGCGCGCGGACCACGTGACGATTTCGGGCTACGAAGGCGGCACGGGCGCGTCGCCGCTGACCTCGCTGACCCACGCCGGTTCGCCCTGGGAAATCGGCCTTGCCGAAACCCAGCAGACGCTGCTGCTCAACAACCTGCGCAGCCGCATCTGCGTCCAGGCCGATGGCGGCCTGCGCACCGGTCGTGACGTCGCCATCGCCGCGCTGCTCGGCGCCGACGAGTTCGGCTTTGCCACCGCGCCGCTGATCGCGGCCGGCTGCATCATGATGCGCAAGTGCCACCTCAACACCTGCCCGGTCGGCGTTGCCACCCAGGACCCGGTGCTGCGCGCGCGCTTCACCGGCCAGCCGGAACATGTGATCAACTACTTCTTCTTCGTCGCCGAGGAACTGCGCGCGATCATGGCCGAGATGGGCTTCCGCACCATCGCGGAAATGGTCGGCCGCGTCGATCGCCTCGACACCAAGAAGGCGATCAGCCACTGGAAGGCGCAGGGCGTCGACCTGTCGAAGCTGCTGCACAAGGTCGACCCGGTCCCCGGCACGACCCTGAACTGGAGCGAGACGCAGGATCACGGCCTCGAGGCCGCGCTCGACAACGACCTCATCGCCGCCAGCGCCCCGGCGCTCGAAAAGGGCGAGCCGGTCCGCCTCGAACGCAACGTCATCAACGTCAACCGCACGGTCGGCGCGATGCTCTCGGGCGAAGTGGCCAGGAAGTACGGGCACAAGGGCCTGCCGGACAACACCATCCACGTCGCGTTCAAGGGCGTGGCTGGCCAGTCGTTCGGTGCGTTCCTCGCGCATGGCGTGACGCTCGATCTCGTCGGCGATGCCAACGACTATGTCGGCAAGGGCCTCTCGGGCGGTCGCGTGATCGTGCGCCAGCCCGGCCACGTCGATCGTGACCCGACCGAGAACATCATCGTCGGCAACACCGTGCTCTACGGCGCGATCGCGGGCGAGGCCTACTTCAACGGCGTGGGCGGCGAACGCTTCGCGGTGCGCAACTCCGGCGCTCTCGCGGTGGTCGAAGGCACCGGCGATCATGGCTGCGAATACATGACCGGCGGCGTCGTCGTCGTGCTCGGCCGGACCGGGCGCAACTTCGCGGCGGGCATGTCGGGCGGCGTGGCCTATGTCTACGACGTGGACGGCAACTTCGCGAGCCTCGTCAACGGCGCGATGGTCGATGTTCTGCCGGTCTCGGCGGAACGCGACGAGGAAGACGGTGCGGGCCGTCCTCAGCAGCGCGGGACGGACGTCTATGACCAAGGCATGGGCGACATGCTGCGTCACGACGCCGAACGCCTGCGGGTGCTGGTGGAACGCCACCACCTCTACACCGGCAGCGCGCGCGCTCGCGAGATCCTCGACAACTGGGTCGAGGCTCTGCCGCGTTTCGTCAAGGTCATGCCGCGCGATTATGCGCGTGCGCTCCGCCAGATGGAGGCAGAGCGCCTCGAAGCCGCCTCCGTGGCGGCCGAGTAA
- a CDS encoding TIGR04063 family PEP-CTERM/XrtA system glycosyltransferase yields the protein MTRVLHVLDHSLPLHSGYTFRTRAILKAQEAMGIEVRGVTGRRHVAPPAAQEPEESDGLRFYRTPGAAGNLPLVREWAEVSALARRIVEVAGEWRPDILHAHSPALCGLAAVKAGRKLGIPVVYEIRAFWEDAAVGNGTGREGSLKYRVTRAMENDVVGAAARVVTICEGLRQDLVGRGFAPEKLSIMPNGVDLDLFGAPLPRDLGLAQELGLGDGPVIGFLGSFYPYEGLDDLVDAMPAIAGAVPGATLLLVGGGPAEADLRARAAASPAAPAIRFVGRVPHHEVDRYYSLVDVVCYPRKAMRLTEMVTPLKPLEAMAQGKLVAASDVGGHRELVTDGETGALFPPDDPAGLAAALVSLLAGRDGWEERRATARAFVRDRHDWAINVRRYQDVYQALLPSP from the coding sequence ATGACCCGCGTGCTTCATGTTCTCGACCATTCGCTGCCGCTCCACAGCGGCTATACCTTCCGCACCCGCGCCATTCTGAAGGCGCAGGAGGCGATGGGCATCGAGGTGCGTGGCGTCACCGGCCGGCGCCATGTCGCCCCTCCCGCCGCGCAGGAGCCGGAAGAGAGCGACGGCCTGCGCTTCTATCGCACCCCTGGCGCAGCCGGGAACCTGCCGCTTGTACGGGAATGGGCCGAAGTGTCGGCCCTTGCCCGGCGCATCGTCGAGGTCGCCGGTGAATGGCGACCCGATATCCTCCACGCGCACTCGCCCGCCTTGTGCGGCCTCGCGGCGGTAAAGGCCGGGCGCAAGCTCGGCATTCCGGTGGTCTACGAAATCCGCGCCTTCTGGGAGGATGCGGCCGTCGGCAACGGGACAGGCCGCGAAGGCAGCCTCAAGTACCGCGTCACGCGGGCGATGGAGAACGACGTCGTCGGTGCCGCCGCCCGTGTCGTCACGATCTGCGAGGGTCTTCGCCAGGACCTGGTCGGACGCGGATTCGCGCCCGAGAAGCTGTCGATCATGCCCAACGGCGTCGACCTCGATCTGTTCGGCGCGCCCCTGCCGCGCGACCTTGGCCTCGCGCAGGAGCTTGGTCTCGGCGACGGACCCGTCATCGGCTTCCTGGGCAGCTTTTATCCCTACGAGGGGCTGGACGATCTTGTCGACGCAATGCCGGCGATCGCCGGCGCGGTGCCTGGCGCCACGCTCCTGCTCGTCGGCGGAGGGCCGGCGGAAGCAGACCTTCGTGCCCGCGCCGCCGCTTCGCCGGCGGCCCCGGCGATCCGTTTCGTCGGCCGCGTGCCTCATCACGAGGTGGACCGCTATTATTCGCTGGTCGATGTCGTCTGCTATCCGCGCAAGGCCATGCGCCTTACCGAAATGGTGACCCCGCTCAAGCCGCTTGAGGCGATGGCTCAGGGCAAGCTCGTGGCGGCGTCCGACGTCGGCGGGCACCGCGAACTTGTCACCGATGGCGAGACCGGGGCGCTGTTCCCCCCGGACGACCCTGCGGGTCTCGCCGCCGCGCTTGTTTCGCTGCTCGCCGGGCGCGACGGCTGGGAGGAAAGGCGTGCGACGGCGAGGGCGTTCGTCCGGGACCGGCACGATTGGGCGATCAATGTGCGGCGTTATCAGGACGTTTACCAAGCCTTGTTACCGAGTCCTTGA
- a CDS encoding putative O-glycosylation ligase, exosortase A system-associated, giving the protein MLDLFLLSFVLAFIGAGFRRPFIFVLAYSYIDIVAPQKVSWGILSHIPVSLIAFLCAFISWFVAEDKNGIRFSMRQFLLLALLVYCGLTTQTADFPAEAADKWAWVWKALLWALFLPLTLRTRLRIEAITLILALSIGVIVIGGGIKTAAGGGGYGELRLLVNDNTGLYEGSIISAVAIAVIPLALWLSRFGTIFPPDWRVKTFAWALCFACALMPIGTGARTGLVCVVVLAAMILRTAKRRLLIVSVMAAGALIAVPLLPKEFTDRMGTIRNHQSDQSAGTRIAVWKWTIEFAKTHPFGGGFEAYRQNRLEYDTVKADYAGDNNAALEYQPIVEEGRAYHSSYFEMLGEQGYPGLALWLALHLLGVWQMELLRRRYRKEASKEFRWVAPLAEALQQAQVIYLVGSTFVGIAFQPFCYMLVGLQCGLWAYIKRVRTATPEPFRKASTPVTAPA; this is encoded by the coding sequence ATGCTTGACCTGTTCCTGCTGAGCTTCGTGCTGGCCTTCATCGGCGCGGGCTTTCGCCGGCCCTTCATCTTCGTGCTGGCCTACTCGTACATCGACATCGTGGCCCCGCAGAAGGTGAGCTGGGGCATCCTCAGCCACATTCCGGTGTCGCTCATCGCATTCCTCTGCGCGTTCATCTCGTGGTTCGTGGCGGAGGACAAGAACGGCATCCGCTTCTCCATGCGCCAGTTCCTGCTGCTGGCCCTGCTGGTCTATTGCGGGCTGACGACGCAGACCGCCGACTTCCCGGCAGAGGCCGCGGACAAGTGGGCCTGGGTGTGGAAGGCGCTGCTGTGGGCCCTGTTCCTGCCGCTGACGCTGCGCACGCGCCTGCGCATCGAGGCGATCACCCTGATCCTTGCCCTGTCCATCGGCGTGATCGTGATCGGCGGCGGCATCAAGACCGCGGCCGGTGGCGGCGGATACGGCGAACTGCGCCTGCTGGTGAACGACAACACCGGCCTCTACGAGGGCTCGATCATCTCGGCAGTCGCCATTGCGGTCATTCCGCTGGCGCTCTGGCTTTCGCGCTTCGGCACGATCTTCCCGCCCGACTGGAGGGTGAAGACCTTCGCCTGGGCGCTTTGCTTTGCCTGCGCGCTCATGCCCATCGGCACCGGGGCGCGGACCGGCCTTGTCTGCGTGGTGGTGCTGGCCGCGATGATCCTGCGCACGGCAAAGCGGCGCTTGCTGATCGTGTCGGTCATGGCCGCAGGCGCCCTGATCGCGGTCCCGCTCCTGCCCAAGGAGTTCACCGACCGCATGGGCACGATCCGGAACCACCAGTCCGACCAGTCCGCCGGAACCCGCATCGCGGTGTGGAAGTGGACGATAGAGTTCGCCAAGACCCATCCCTTCGGCGGCGGCTTCGAGGCATATCGCCAGAACCGGCTGGAATACGACACGGTCAAGGCCGACTATGCCGGCGACAACAACGCCGCGCTCGAATACCAGCCCATTGTCGAAGAGGGGCGCGCCTATCATTCCAGCTACTTCGAGATGCTGGGCGAACAGGGCTATCCGGGCCTGGCCCTGTGGCTGGCGCTTCACCTGCTGGGCGTGTGGCAGATGGAACTGCTGAGGCGGCGCTATCGCAAGGAGGCATCGAAGGAGTTCCGCTGGGTCGCCCCGCTGGCCGAAGCCTTGCAGCAGGCCCAGGTGATCTACCTCGTCGGCTCAACCTTCGTCGGCATCGCGTTCCAGCCGTTCTGCTACATGCTGGTGGGCCTCCAATGCGGGCTCTGGGCCTATATCAAGCGGGTCCGCACAGCCACGCCTGAGCCGTTCCGCAAGGCTTCAACCCCGGTGACGGCACCCGCTTAA
- a CDS encoding MaoC family dehydratase yields MTRFIPAEQVKEMVGQVVGTSKWVEITQERVNKFAEATGDFQFIHVDPEKAKLTPFGGPIAHGFLTLSLIPLLTMESDCPRPEHIKMGVNYGGNRTRFLAPVRVGKRVRGVFKLLEMEEKRPGQWQQTMEITVEIEGEDKPALMCEWITQFFV; encoded by the coding sequence ATGACCAGGTTCATCCCCGCCGAGCAGGTCAAGGAGATGGTCGGGCAGGTTGTCGGCACATCGAAGTGGGTCGAGATCACGCAGGAGCGGGTCAACAAGTTCGCCGAGGCGACCGGGGACTTCCAGTTCATCCACGTCGACCCCGAGAAGGCGAAGCTCACCCCGTTTGGCGGGCCGATTGCACACGGGTTCCTGACGCTCTCGCTGATCCCGTTGCTGACCATGGAAAGCGACTGCCCGCGCCCCGAACATATCAAGATGGGCGTGAACTACGGCGGCAACCGCACTCGCTTTCTCGCGCCGGTGCGCGTCGGCAAGCGCGTGCGCGGAGTATTCAAGCTGCTCGAGATGGAAGAGAAGCGCCCCGGCCAGTGGCAGCAGACGATGGAAATCACCGTCGAGATCGAGGGCGAGGACAAGCCCGCGCTGATGTGCGAATGGATCACCCAGTTCTTTGTCTGA
- a CDS encoding DUF3237 domain-containing protein, producing the protein MRKRTSDQARGLALCVAAICAIGLPGLAFASETPLAPPGLEFVFEEAVVLAPDVPAGTTPKGRRNIIPILGGTVTGPAIRAEIMPGGWDWQLIRSDGCMDLKADYFLKTDDGAIINVINQAVLCPPADGSKPAITTQPVFEAPLGKYDWLNRGNFIGMLVSTGDDKSPGVRIRFYRVR; encoded by the coding sequence TTGAGGAAGAGGACTTCGGATCAGGCGCGGGGCCTGGCGCTCTGCGTGGCGGCGATCTGCGCAATCGGCCTGCCGGGCCTGGCGTTCGCCAGCGAGACGCCCCTGGCGCCTCCCGGGCTCGAATTCGTTTTCGAGGAAGCGGTCGTGCTGGCACCGGACGTCCCGGCCGGCACGACGCCGAAGGGTCGGCGCAACATCATTCCGATCCTGGGGGGCACGGTAACCGGCCCCGCCATCCGGGCCGAAATCATGCCCGGCGGATGGGACTGGCAATTGATCCGCAGCGACGGCTGCATGGATCTGAAGGCCGATTATTTCCTCAAGACCGATGACGGCGCGATCATCAACGTGATCAACCAGGCCGTGCTTTGCCCGCCCGCCGACGGTTCGAAACCGGCGATCACGACCCAGCCAGTTTTCGAGGCGCCCCTGGGCAAGTACGACTGGCTCAACCGGGGCAACTTCATCGGCATGCTGGTCTCAACCGGCGACGACAAGTCCCCCGGCGTGCGAATACGCTTCTACAGGGTGCGTTAG
- a CDS encoding polyhydroxyalkanoate depolymerase: protein MLYKAYEIQRSLMNAGSAWASMAAEIINDARNPWSGFGGNQMLASALDVFAHAAAPRGKPAFGIKVVHVDGAAHAVKETTVITRPFGDLKMFTHDGLPKDAPRLLIVAPMSGHYATLLRGTVERMLERCVVYITDWADAKYVPLAEGIFDLDDYIDYLTGFLEHIGEGAHMMAVCQPSVPAFAATAIMAAKKHPCRPVTLTMMGGPIDTRESPTAVNDHAITKPYVWFKHNVITTVPTNYPGEGRRVYPGFVQLASFMSMNLGSHMMSHYKLFQHMMAGADESAEATKAFYDEYRAVCDLPAEFYLQTVDVVFQRHALPKGEFVHRGQAVDLGAIADTAILCIEGERDDISGIGQTRAALNVTPNLPDDMKQYLLAPEVGHYGIFNGSRWRGSIAPVVEQWIAKFEKKARGRKLSVVA, encoded by the coding sequence GTGCTCTACAAGGCTTACGAGATTCAGCGTTCCTTGATGAACGCGGGCAGCGCCTGGGCTTCCATGGCCGCCGAGATTATCAACGACGCGCGCAATCCCTGGTCCGGCTTCGGCGGCAACCAGATGCTCGCTTCCGCGCTCGACGTCTTCGCCCACGCCGCCGCGCCGCGCGGCAAGCCCGCTTTCGGGATCAAGGTCGTCCACGTCGATGGCGCGGCCCATGCGGTCAAGGAAACGACCGTCATCACCCGCCCGTTCGGCGATCTCAAGATGTTCACGCACGATGGCCTGCCCAAGGACGCGCCGCGCCTGCTGATCGTCGCGCCGATGAGCGGCCACTATGCCACGTTGCTGCGCGGCACGGTCGAACGCATGCTCGAACGCTGCGTGGTCTACATCACCGACTGGGCCGATGCGAAGTACGTGCCGCTCGCCGAAGGCATCTTCGACCTCGACGACTACATCGACTACCTGACCGGCTTCCTCGAGCATATCGGCGAAGGGGCGCACATGATGGCGGTGTGCCAGCCCTCGGTCCCGGCCTTCGCCGCCACTGCCATCATGGCCGCGAAGAAGCACCCCTGCCGTCCGGTCACGCTGACCATGATGGGCGGCCCGATCGATACGCGCGAAAGCCCGACGGCGGTCAACGACCATGCCATCACCAAGCCGTATGTCTGGTTCAAGCACAACGTGATCACCACCGTGCCGACCAACTATCCGGGCGAGGGGCGGCGGGTCTATCCGGGCTTCGTCCAGCTTGCCAGCTTCATGTCGATGAACCTCGGCAGCCACATGATGAGCCATTACAAGCTGTTCCAGCACATGATGGCCGGCGCCGACGAAAGCGCCGAGGCGACCAAGGCGTTCTACGACGAATACCGCGCGGTCTGCGATCTCCCGGCGGAGTTCTACCTGCAGACCGTGGACGTGGTCTTCCAGCGCCACGCCCTGCCCAAGGGCGAGTTCGTCCATCGCGGTCAGGCGGTCGATCTCGGCGCGATCGCCGACACCGCGATCCTGTGCATCGAGGGCGAGCGGGACGACATTTCGGGCATCGGCCAGACGAGGGCCGCGCTCAACGTCACGCCGAACCTCCCGGACGACATGAAGCAATACCTGCTCGCGCCGGAAGTCGGCCACTACGGCATCTTCAACGGTTCGCGCTGGCGCGGCTCCATCGCCCCGGTGGTGGAACAGTGGATCGCGAAGTTCGAGAAGAAGGCAAGGGGCCGCAAGCTGAGCGTGGTGGCCTGA